The Pogona vitticeps strain Pit_001003342236 chromosome 6, PviZW2.1, whole genome shotgun sequence genome contains a region encoding:
- the ABCB8 gene encoding mitochondrial potassium channel ATP-binding subunit isoform X2 yields the protein MAEVVCALPPAEKEPDFDWAMFWKFVRPQLLALTAAVLFALGAALLNIQIPLLLGKLVNVVTQHMRVSDYLRVVREPALRLLSIYGLQGVMTFGYILLLSWIGEKVAGSMRKQLFASLLRQEVAFFDANQTGQLVNRLTADIQEFKSSFKLVISQGLRSLTQTAGCVVSLYMISPKLTGLLVVVMPFLVGIGTFLGASLRKLSRKAQEQVAKATAVADEALGNVRTVRAFAMETKEIQQYSGEVDQASRLNMNLGMGIAFFQGLSNVALNCIVLGTIFVGGSLMAGEEITPGDLMSFLVSSQTVQRSMASISILFGQVLRGMSAGARVFEFMTLPSEVSVCEKEQLACSMLSGRIEFQDVSFSYPTRPDYQVLRDFNLVIPANKTVAIVGQSGGGKSTIAALLERFYEPTDGAIFLDGRDICTLDQTWLRGEIIGFINQEPVLFSTSILENIRFGKPCASDAEIYAAARLANADEFIRSFPDGYNTVVGERGVTLSGGQKQRVAIARALIKNPKVLILDEATSALDAESEHVVQEALDRAVAGRTVLVIAHRLSTVKDADLIVVLSKGQVAEAGTHAELLRKGGIYAELIRRQTKDGV from the exons ATGGCAGAGGTGGTCTGTGCCCTCCCGCCAGCAGAGAAGGAGCcagactttgactgggccatgttctggaagttcGTGCGTCCGCAGCTGCTGGCCCTGACAGCGGCTGTCTTG TTTGCACTGGGAGCCGCACTCCTCAACATCCAGATCCCTCTCCTCCTTGGCAAGCTGGTGAACGTGGTGACGCAGCACATGCGCGTGTCTGATTACCTGCGTGTCGTGCGTGAACCTGCCCTGCGCCTATTGAGCATCTACGGCCTCCAG GGGGTGATGACCTTTGGATACATCCTGCTGCTTTCATGGATTGGGGAGAAGGTGGCTGGCAGCATGCGGAAGCAGCTCTTTGCCTCCTTGCTTAG GCAGGAGGTGGCCTTCTTTGATGCCAACCAGACAGGGCAGCTGGTGAACCGCCTCACGGCCGACATCCAGGAGTTCAAGTCCTCCTTCAAGCTCGTCATCTCTCAG GGCCTACGCAGTCTCACTCAAACTGCAGGCTGCGTTGTGTCTCTCTACATGATTTCTCCCAAGCTGACggggctgctggtggtggtgatgcctTTCCTGGTGGGGATTGGGACCTTTCTCGGAGCCTCCCTGCGCAAGCTTTCCCGCAAAGCCCAAGAGCAA GTGGCCAAGGCCACGGCTGTGGCAGATGAAGCCCTGGGCAATGTCCGGACAGTGCGGGCCTTCGCCATGGAGACCAAAGAGATCCA GCAGTATTCAGGGGAGGTGGATCAGGCCAGCCGCCTCAACATGAACCTGGGGATGGGCATTGCCTTCTTCCAGGGGCTCTCCAACGTGGCCCTCAACT GTATTGTGCTGGGCACCATTTTTGTAGGGGGCTCCCTTATGGCCGGGGAAGAAATCACACCTGGAGACCTCATGTCCTTTTTGGTGTCCTCCCAGACTGTGCAAAG GTCCATGGCCAGCATTTCCATCCTGTTTGGGCAG GTCTTGCGGGGAATGAGCGCCGGGGCCCGTGTGTTTGAATTCATGACCCTGCCTTCAGAAGTCTCCGTCTGTGAGAAAGAGCAGCTGGCGTGCAGCATGCTGAGCGGGCGCATTGAGTTCCAGGACGTCTCCTTCAG TTACCCGACACGGCCAGACTACCAGGTGCTGCGAGACTTCAACCTGGTCATCCCAGCGAACAAGACGGTGGCCATCGTGGGACAGTCTGGAGGGG GGAAGTCTACTATCGCCGCCCTTCTGGAGAGGTTCTACGAGCCCACCGACGGCGCGATTTTCCTGGATGGGCGGGACATCTGCACGCTTGACCAGACCTGGCTCCGTGGGGAGATCATTGGTTTTATTAACCAG GAACCAGTGCTGTTCAGCACAAGCATCCTGGAGAACATCCGTTTTGGCAAGCCTTGCGCCTCCGATGCTGAAATTTATGCGGCTGCTCGCCTTGCTAACGCCGATGAGTTCATCCGCAGCTTTCCAGATGGCTACAACACTGTTGTGG GTGAGCGTGGTGTGACCTTATCCGGAGGGCAGAAGCAACGGGTGGCTATTGCCCGGGCCCTCATCAAGAACCCCAAAGTGCTAATCCTGGATGAGGCCACAAGCGCCCTGGATGCTGAATCGGAACACGTGGTCCAAGAAGCTTTGGACCGTGCAGTGGCTGGCCGCACTGTGCTGGTGATTGCCCACCGCCTCAGCACGGTGAAAGATGCAGACCTCATTGTGGTCCTGTCCAAGGGCCAGGTGGCAGAG GCTGGGACACACGCCGAGCTCCTGCGAAAGGGCGGGATCTATGCGGAGCTGATCCGGCGCCAAACCAAAGATGGTGTCTGA
- the ABCB8 gene encoding mitochondrial potassium channel ATP-binding subunit isoform X1 produces the protein MDRPRRSGGGRPPSSLYALAPPTPPGPRPRPQGIVGRCCRRWFQHGGGGAGRSSSRLRGGSLEKGGGLPGLLILTSPVMLPRLLLLLRPGLAGGRGHGERLTPGPTSGPFRAFLVARYSGSHARFSCFLRTPSHLAKPPPAVVLLFPRRPLPLARLAAALAGPALVGLAAGFGSRVLCQGARMAEVVCALPPAEKEPDFDWAMFWKFVRPQLLALTAAVLFALGAALLNIQIPLLLGKLVNVVTQHMRVSDYLRVVREPALRLLSIYGLQGVMTFGYILLLSWIGEKVAGSMRKQLFASLLRQEVAFFDANQTGQLVNRLTADIQEFKSSFKLVISQGLRSLTQTAGCVVSLYMISPKLTGLLVVVMPFLVGIGTFLGASLRKLSRKAQEQVAKATAVADEALGNVRTVRAFAMETKEIQQYSGEVDQASRLNMNLGMGIAFFQGLSNVALNCIVLGTIFVGGSLMAGEEITPGDLMSFLVSSQTVQRSMASISILFGQVLRGMSAGARVFEFMTLPSEVSVCEKEQLACSMLSGRIEFQDVSFSYPTRPDYQVLRDFNLVIPANKTVAIVGQSGGGKSTIAALLERFYEPTDGAIFLDGRDICTLDQTWLRGEIIGFINQEPVLFSTSILENIRFGKPCASDAEIYAAARLANADEFIRSFPDGYNTVVGERGVTLSGGQKQRVAIARALIKNPKVLILDEATSALDAESEHVVQEALDRAVAGRTVLVIAHRLSTVKDADLIVVLSKGQVAEAGTHAELLRKGGIYAELIRRQTKDGV, from the exons ATGGATCGGCCCCggcggagcgggggggggcggcCGCCCAGCAGCCTCTACGCTCTCGCCCCGCCCACTCCGCCCGGGCCACGCCCCCGACCGCAAGGCATTGTGGGCCGGTGTTGCCGGCGTTGGTTCCAACATGGCGGCGGAGGTGCCGGTCGGAGCAGCAGCCGTCTGAGGGGGGGGTCCCTCGAGAAGGGCGGCGGGCTCCCGGGCCTCCTTATTTTAACTTCCCCCGTCATGTTGCCGcggctgctcctcctcctgcggCCGGGGCTGGCCGGGGGACGCGGCCACGGCGAGCGCCTGACCCCGGGGCCCACCAGCGGACCTTTCCGGGCCTTCCTGGTTGCCAG GTATTCCGGCAGCCATGCCCGCTTCTCCTGCTTCCTGCGGACTCCCAGCCACCTGGCCAAGCCACCCCCAGCGGTGGTGCTGCTCTTTCCCCGCCGGCCCCTCCCACTGGCCCGGCTGGCAGCTGCACTGGCAGGACCAGCCTTGGTGGGGCTGGCAGCTGGGTTTGGCAGCAGGGTGCTCTGCCAGGGGGCCAGAATGGCAGAGGTGGTCTGTGCCCTCCCGCCAGCAGAGAAGGAGCcagactttgactgggccatgttctggaagttcGTGCGTCCGCAGCTGCTGGCCCTGACAGCGGCTGTCTTG TTTGCACTGGGAGCCGCACTCCTCAACATCCAGATCCCTCTCCTCCTTGGCAAGCTGGTGAACGTGGTGACGCAGCACATGCGCGTGTCTGATTACCTGCGTGTCGTGCGTGAACCTGCCCTGCGCCTATTGAGCATCTACGGCCTCCAG GGGGTGATGACCTTTGGATACATCCTGCTGCTTTCATGGATTGGGGAGAAGGTGGCTGGCAGCATGCGGAAGCAGCTCTTTGCCTCCTTGCTTAG GCAGGAGGTGGCCTTCTTTGATGCCAACCAGACAGGGCAGCTGGTGAACCGCCTCACGGCCGACATCCAGGAGTTCAAGTCCTCCTTCAAGCTCGTCATCTCTCAG GGCCTACGCAGTCTCACTCAAACTGCAGGCTGCGTTGTGTCTCTCTACATGATTTCTCCCAAGCTGACggggctgctggtggtggtgatgcctTTCCTGGTGGGGATTGGGACCTTTCTCGGAGCCTCCCTGCGCAAGCTTTCCCGCAAAGCCCAAGAGCAA GTGGCCAAGGCCACGGCTGTGGCAGATGAAGCCCTGGGCAATGTCCGGACAGTGCGGGCCTTCGCCATGGAGACCAAAGAGATCCA GCAGTATTCAGGGGAGGTGGATCAGGCCAGCCGCCTCAACATGAACCTGGGGATGGGCATTGCCTTCTTCCAGGGGCTCTCCAACGTGGCCCTCAACT GTATTGTGCTGGGCACCATTTTTGTAGGGGGCTCCCTTATGGCCGGGGAAGAAATCACACCTGGAGACCTCATGTCCTTTTTGGTGTCCTCCCAGACTGTGCAAAG GTCCATGGCCAGCATTTCCATCCTGTTTGGGCAG GTCTTGCGGGGAATGAGCGCCGGGGCCCGTGTGTTTGAATTCATGACCCTGCCTTCAGAAGTCTCCGTCTGTGAGAAAGAGCAGCTGGCGTGCAGCATGCTGAGCGGGCGCATTGAGTTCCAGGACGTCTCCTTCAG TTACCCGACACGGCCAGACTACCAGGTGCTGCGAGACTTCAACCTGGTCATCCCAGCGAACAAGACGGTGGCCATCGTGGGACAGTCTGGAGGGG GGAAGTCTACTATCGCCGCCCTTCTGGAGAGGTTCTACGAGCCCACCGACGGCGCGATTTTCCTGGATGGGCGGGACATCTGCACGCTTGACCAGACCTGGCTCCGTGGGGAGATCATTGGTTTTATTAACCAG GAACCAGTGCTGTTCAGCACAAGCATCCTGGAGAACATCCGTTTTGGCAAGCCTTGCGCCTCCGATGCTGAAATTTATGCGGCTGCTCGCCTTGCTAACGCCGATGAGTTCATCCGCAGCTTTCCAGATGGCTACAACACTGTTGTGG GTGAGCGTGGTGTGACCTTATCCGGAGGGCAGAAGCAACGGGTGGCTATTGCCCGGGCCCTCATCAAGAACCCCAAAGTGCTAATCCTGGATGAGGCCACAAGCGCCCTGGATGCTGAATCGGAACACGTGGTCCAAGAAGCTTTGGACCGTGCAGTGGCTGGCCGCACTGTGCTGGTGATTGCCCACCGCCTCAGCACGGTGAAAGATGCAGACCTCATTGTGGTCCTGTCCAAGGGCCAGGTGGCAGAG GCTGGGACACACGCCGAGCTCCTGCGAAAGGGCGGGATCTATGCGGAGCTGATCCGGCGCCAAACCAAAGATGGTGTCTGA